A single genomic interval of Adhaeribacter pallidiroseus harbors:
- a CDS encoding VWA domain-containing protein, translating to MNQFKLSLTYSPWLIVVCLLLGAIYAWLLYSKTATWPKSINYLLAGLRFVVVSFLTFLLLGPFVRAITNTTQKPTLVLAIDNSESVKLFTQPTLLNSLLDRLDQLKASLGDKDLQIAVRTLSGRSNTNDNLAKLAFTAPATNLDQLLSGVQEEYESRNLAGVVLLSDGIINQGKSPAFSDYNFRLFPVAVGDTIPKKDLSIPALSYNKVAYSGNRFPIIAEVSNQGFTGQTATVLLRENNKTLERKTVKLTDKPANVEFAVTAAQPGKKHYEVVLEAKNGEFTKLNNLKHAYLDIVKGKLKILLAAATPHPDIKAIKSAIETNENFQTELYIPGVFPLKAATKYDLVILHQLPSRLGTGNEVLALIKQQKVPAFYIIGAQSDLAGFNHQNAGLAITRKSNQVDEVVPVFNVSFTKFKVDASAPERLSKYPPAEAPFADIKLAPNAEVILSQQIGKLKTTRPLLIAQVSGETRSATLLADGSWQWRLTEAANYDKPDVFDKIIVSTAQLLTSASDKKRLNVYPVQDEYLVHDDIRFEAETYNSIYEKIYGQKITLKLTDEKNKVRSFSFENGEGFSGLNIGNLPGGVYKYEGSATHDGRLYRDRGEFVVQDVQLEAVASLADLNLLHQAAQKSDSRVYYPHQIDQLEKDILKADFKNVIYSSENIQELINQKWLFFILLAFITVEWLIRKYNGAV from the coding sequence TTGAATCAATTTAAACTTTCGCTAACCTATTCGCCCTGGCTTATTGTTGTTTGCCTGCTACTGGGGGCGATTTATGCTTGGCTGTTGTATTCAAAAACAGCTACCTGGCCAAAATCCATAAATTATTTACTGGCGGGACTTAGGTTTGTAGTAGTCTCTTTTCTAACATTTTTGCTGCTGGGACCTTTTGTGCGGGCTATCACCAATACAACTCAGAAACCAACTTTGGTGCTGGCCATTGATAACTCAGAATCGGTTAAACTATTTACCCAACCTACTCTACTCAATTCTTTACTCGATCGTTTAGATCAGTTAAAAGCCTCCTTAGGCGATAAAGATTTGCAAATTGCGGTTCGTACGTTAAGTGGTCGCTCTAACACCAACGATAATTTAGCCAAACTGGCTTTTACCGCACCGGCTACCAACCTGGATCAACTGCTATCCGGGGTGCAGGAAGAATACGAAAGCCGTAACCTGGCTGGGGTGGTGTTACTATCAGATGGGATCATAAATCAAGGCAAGTCTCCTGCTTTTTCGGATTATAATTTTCGGTTGTTTCCGGTGGCAGTGGGCGATACCATTCCAAAGAAAGATTTAAGTATTCCGGCTTTATCGTATAATAAAGTAGCCTATAGCGGCAACCGCTTTCCTATAATTGCTGAAGTTAGTAACCAAGGCTTTACGGGCCAAACCGCCACCGTGCTGCTGCGCGAAAATAACAAAACGTTAGAGCGGAAAACAGTTAAACTTACTGATAAACCCGCCAACGTAGAATTTGCAGTAACAGCGGCCCAACCTGGTAAAAAACATTACGAAGTTGTACTGGAAGCCAAAAACGGTGAGTTCACCAAACTTAATAACCTGAAGCACGCTTATTTGGATATTGTAAAAGGAAAATTAAAAATTTTGCTGGCCGCAGCAACCCCACACCCCGATATTAAAGCCATTAAAAGCGCCATTGAAACCAACGAGAATTTTCAAACCGAACTTTATATTCCGGGCGTTTTTCCGTTAAAGGCTGCTACTAAATACGATTTAGTAATCTTGCACCAATTACCTTCCCGGTTAGGTACCGGTAACGAAGTTTTAGCATTAATCAAACAACAGAAAGTACCGGCTTTTTACATTATAGGAGCTCAAAGCGATTTAGCGGGCTTTAACCACCAAAATGCCGGGTTAGCCATTACCCGCAAAAGCAACCAGGTAGATGAAGTAGTGCCGGTATTTAATGTGAGTTTTACTAAATTTAAGGTTGATGCCTCGGCTCCGGAACGACTTTCTAAATACCCGCCGGCTGAAGCTCCTTTTGCTGATATTAAGCTAGCGCCAAACGCCGAAGTAATTTTGTCGCAGCAAATTGGAAAATTAAAAACTACCCGTCCTTTACTGATTGCGCAAGTTTCCGGCGAAACGCGCTCGGCTACTCTTCTGGCCGATGGCTCCTGGCAGTGGCGTTTAACCGAAGCCGCTAATTACGACAAACCAGATGTTTTCGATAAAATCATCGTGAGCACCGCCCAGCTTTTAACTTCGGCCAGCGATAAGAAACGCCTGAATGTATACCCGGTGCAAGATGAATATTTGGTGCACGACGACATCCGCTTTGAAGCTGAAACTTATAATTCTATTTACGAGAAAATTTACGGGCAAAAAATAACGTTAAAGTTAACCGACGAGAAAAACAAAGTGCGGTCTTTTTCTTTCGAAAACGGCGAAGGCTTTTCGGGTTTAAACATTGGCAATTTACCCGGTGGCGTATATAAATACGAAGGCTCCGCTACCCACGATGGCCGTTTGTACCGCGACCGCGGTGAGTTTGTAGTACAAGATGTGCAACTGGAAGCCGTAGCCTCTTTAGCCGATTTAAACTTATTGCACCAGGCTGCTCAAAAATCCGA
- the fabG gene encoding 3-oxoacyl-[acyl-carrier-protein] reductase produces MKLLEGKTALITGASKGIGRAIAQKFTEMGAQVAFTYLSSVEKGQALEQELAASGAKVKGYRSDASVFTEAEKLIDNVVADFGRLDILINNAGITKDGLLMRMTEEQWDSVLNVNLKSVFNLTKAATKVMMRQKYGSIINMTSVVGIKGNAGQANYAASKAGIIGFTKSVALELGSRNIRCNAIAPGFIETEMTGELGVAVIEEWKKAIPLKRGGSPEEVANCAVFLGSDQSAYITGQVLQVDGGLLT; encoded by the coding sequence ATGAAATTACTGGAAGGAAAAACAGCTTTGATTACAGGTGCCTCTAAAGGTATTGGCCGCGCTATTGCTCAAAAATTTACCGAAATGGGTGCTCAAGTGGCATTTACCTATTTATCCAGCGTAGAAAAAGGACAAGCGCTGGAACAGGAGTTAGCTGCCAGCGGCGCCAAAGTAAAAGGCTATCGCTCCGACGCCTCGGTTTTTACCGAAGCTGAAAAACTGATTGATAATGTAGTAGCTGATTTTGGCCGCCTGGATATATTGATTAACAATGCCGGTATTACCAAGGATGGTTTACTCATGCGCATGACCGAAGAACAATGGGATTCGGTGTTAAACGTGAATTTAAAATCGGTTTTCAATCTTACCAAGGCAGCCACAAAGGTAATGATGCGCCAAAAGTATGGTTCTATTATAAACATGACCTCCGTAGTAGGAATTAAAGGCAATGCGGGCCAAGCTAACTACGCGGCTTCTAAAGCGGGAATAATTGGATTTACTAAATCGGTAGCGCTGGAACTGGGCTCTCGCAATATTCGCTGCAACGCCATTGCTCCCGGTTTTATTGAAACCGAAATGACGGGCGAACTTGGGGTAGCGGTGATAGAAGAATGGAAAAAAGCAATCCCGCTTAAACGTGGCGGCTCCCCCGAAGAGGTTGCTAATTGCGCTGTTTTCCTGGGCTCCGACCAATCGGCCTACATTACCGGACAAGTATTGCAGGTAGATGGCGGTTTACTGACCTAG